GCATCAATTTGCTCTATGGGTGCTTTATCTTTATACAAGCGACGCAAATTTGTAAATTTTCTTTCCATGGTGATGGCTTTTTTGCCTATATTTCGTCCAATAGAACCTTCCATATTTTCAAAATGTTGAAAATAAGCATCTTCGCTTAGTTTTTTAGCATTTAGATTATCGCCTTTTTTATAGCTTTTTATACTCTCTTCTAGTATGTTTTTAATGGTATTAGCTTCTGCTATATAATCATCAACTCTAGCAAAAGCAGAATTTGCTAGAAAGAGCATAGAGAGAACAAACAAGATTTTAAAAAATTTCATTCATTTCCTTAAAAATATAAAAAATAATATTTATTATCAATATTGATAGAAGTATAATACGAATCATATTAAATAAAGATAAAAATAATTTTTTATTGAAAGGGTTAAGTGTTTAAATTTTTTTCCGATACTACTTAAGTCTTCATACATAAATTATACTTAGGAGGGTGTTATGATTTCAGACGCAACTATGAGTAATGCTAATTTATTGACAGCAGTAAATACTTCGGTTTTGAAAAAATCAATGGATACGAATGAGGTGTTGATGAATGAGCTTATCAAAGGTATGGAGAGTGCATCAGGAGCCTCTGCTCCACAAGCTTCTAGCTCTAGTGGTTTAGATATTTATGCTTAAGTATCTTAAATTTTAGGGTGTTTTTACACCCTAAATAAGGATATATCTTGTTAAAATAATCATTTCTTTAATATTTTTTGGTTATAATAATTAGCATATTGAATTTATAATCAAGGGGCGTGAATGCAAGCTGTAAAGAAAATAATTTTAAGTGAAACTTTCCCAGGCATTTTGCTCATATTTTTTACTCTTTTAGCATTACTTTTTAAAAATTCTTCCTTAAGCGTTATTTATACAGATTTTTTTCATGCTAATTTTACTATAGGATTTGATCATTTTCAGATT
The window above is part of the Campylobacter coli genome. Proteins encoded here:
- a CDS encoding YjfB family protein; protein product: MISDATMSNANLLTAVNTSVLKKSMDTNEVLMNELIKGMESASGASAPQASSSSGLDIYA